From Humisphaera borealis, the proteins below share one genomic window:
- a CDS encoding FAD-dependent oxidoreductase gives MRPLAALFFLLILPHTCLAADVVVYGATPGGFCAAIAAAREGASVILLEPTDHVGGVNTGGLCFSDSNQTVRSTVLGLFEEWHSRIEKDYQARGIALDYKVSQKDQAKWTYEPHVAAKITNAMLEEAGVRVVKKQVLRNVKKEGTRITELVAGDTTYAAKVFIDATYEGDLMAAAGVSWTIGREGTKEFGESLAGKRYPKAPMAISGLDDAGKPLPLITTIDAGATDEGDKNVMVYSFRLCLTRDPLNRVPFPKPDAYNPARFEVVRRYFRQEKRPIILWDLYPLPGGKLDANNGIGKQFSMGLVGAANGWSEADEAGRAKIWEAHKQYTLELYQFLTTDPAVPENLRKQLAELGLCRDEFAEYGHWSPQLYVREGRRMKGVYVISQKDILEDPKKEDPIVVSSFPIDSHDCQRVGTKDRVVNEGTIMPVRMAGRGHGYPYQVPYRAILPKPQECQNLLVPVALSCTHVGISSIRVEPTWMILGQSAGIAAAMCAKQDVPVQQLPYPALRERLLAQKQVLDLPVLPASPEAPRGDRALDPKSFPGIVLDDEVAELKGSWGRSSSFKPHVGVGYRHDDRRADGQSIATFRFKAPKAGRYEVRMAYSPHATRATKVPLVVQSGGRRFEIAVDQTQSMPAGEAFRKVGTVELGADDETVVTVTNAGTDGFVILDALQFIELPQ, from the coding sequence ATGCGACCACTTGCAGCCCTGTTTTTCCTCCTGATCCTTCCGCACACCTGCCTTGCCGCCGACGTCGTTGTCTATGGTGCCACCCCCGGCGGATTCTGCGCGGCGATCGCCGCGGCGCGCGAAGGTGCCTCGGTCATCCTCCTGGAGCCGACCGATCATGTCGGCGGGGTTAACACCGGCGGACTCTGTTTCAGCGACTCCAACCAGACCGTGCGCAGTACGGTTCTGGGCCTTTTCGAAGAATGGCATTCGCGTATCGAGAAGGACTACCAGGCGCGGGGGATCGCACTCGACTACAAGGTCTCGCAGAAAGATCAGGCCAAATGGACCTACGAGCCTCACGTCGCCGCGAAGATCACCAATGCAATGCTGGAAGAAGCGGGGGTGCGTGTCGTAAAGAAGCAGGTGCTCCGTAACGTGAAGAAGGAAGGCACGCGCATCACGGAACTGGTCGCCGGCGACACCACCTACGCGGCAAAGGTTTTCATCGACGCGACCTACGAAGGCGACCTGATGGCCGCAGCGGGTGTGAGCTGGACGATCGGTCGAGAAGGCACGAAGGAGTTCGGCGAGTCCTTGGCCGGAAAGCGGTATCCCAAAGCGCCCATGGCGATCTCCGGGCTCGACGACGCCGGCAAGCCGCTGCCGCTGATTACAACGATCGATGCCGGAGCCACGGACGAGGGCGACAAGAACGTCATGGTCTATAGCTTCAGGTTGTGCCTCACCCGGGATCCGCTCAACCGCGTTCCGTTCCCCAAGCCCGACGCTTACAACCCGGCACGATTCGAGGTCGTTCGGCGATACTTCCGGCAGGAAAAGCGCCCCATCATCCTGTGGGATCTCTATCCGCTGCCCGGCGGAAAGCTTGACGCCAACAACGGCATCGGCAAGCAGTTTTCCATGGGCTTGGTCGGTGCCGCCAACGGTTGGAGCGAAGCCGACGAAGCCGGGCGAGCGAAGATTTGGGAAGCCCATAAGCAGTACACCCTCGAGCTGTATCAGTTCCTGACCACCGACCCCGCGGTCCCCGAGAACCTGCGCAAGCAACTGGCGGAACTCGGCCTGTGCCGCGACGAGTTCGCCGAATATGGACACTGGTCGCCACAGCTCTACGTTCGCGAAGGACGCCGCATGAAGGGGGTGTATGTCATCAGCCAGAAGGACATTCTGGAGGATCCGAAGAAGGAAGACCCGATCGTCGTGTCGTCGTTCCCGATTGATTCCCACGACTGTCAGCGCGTTGGTACGAAAGACCGAGTGGTGAACGAAGGCACGATCATGCCAGTGCGAATGGCCGGCCGTGGCCATGGTTACCCGTACCAGGTTCCGTACCGCGCCATCCTGCCCAAGCCGCAGGAGTGCCAGAACCTGCTCGTGCCGGTGGCGTTGTCGTGTACGCACGTGGGCATCTCTTCGATTCGTGTCGAGCCGACCTGGATGATTCTGGGGCAAAGCGCCGGAATCGCCGCGGCGATGTGCGCGAAGCAGGATGTCCCGGTACAGCAGTTGCCCTACCCGGCTTTGCGCGAGCGGCTCCTGGCACAGAAGCAGGTGCTGGACCTGCCGGTCCTGCCGGCGAGCCCCGAGGCACCCCGCGGCGATCGAGCCCTCGACCCCAAGTCCTTCCCCGGAATCGTGCTCGACGATGAAGTGGCGGAGTTGAAAGGATCGTGGGGCCGATCGAGCAGCTTCAAGCCGCACGTCGGCGTCGGATACCGGCACGACGACCGCCGGGCCGACGGCCAGTCGATCGCCACGTTCCGGTTTAAAGCGCCGAAGGCGGGGCGGTACGAGGTTCGAATGGCCTACTCGCCGCACGCCACCCGCGCCACGAAGGTTCCCCTGGTCGTGCAAAGCGGCGGACGAAGGTTCGAGATCGCGGTTGATCAGACCCAGTCAATGCCCGCCGGCGAGGCATTCCGCAAGGTCGGAACGGTCGAACTCGGAGCCGACGACGAGACGGTCGTAACCGTGACCAACGCCGGCACGGACGGATTCGTGATTCTCGACGCGTTGCAGTTCATCGAGTTGCCGCAGTGA
- a CDS encoding HEAT repeat domain-containing protein — MKKKSTPKRHTAAPRSATIEAPATKPSVTSQTVTAGKPESVVVAKATPEVSSKATKTEVSPTTDSNPAVSAVTMTAPADAVEKMPAEQSADSVMANTTPTAALVNSLRDTSADVASEAAAALGATGDHSAVKPLSDVIANADGYYHPVVRAAAATSLGKLGDTKAVPALIAGIRDEMAEASAESIRALAAIGDARAVAPLVEVVRNAEGFYLSFVRRAAVMALVKLGGPEATTMLRVVADNFDEDPVIRQVAVDALA, encoded by the coding sequence ATGAAGAAGAAGAGCACCCCCAAGCGTCACACTGCCGCCCCCCGTTCCGCGACCATCGAAGCGCCCGCGACCAAGCCGAGCGTCACCAGCCAGACGGTGACGGCGGGCAAGCCGGAATCGGTTGTTGTGGCAAAGGCGACACCGGAAGTTTCGTCCAAGGCGACGAAAACCGAAGTCTCCCCGACGACGGACTCGAACCCGGCGGTCTCAGCCGTTACCATGACGGCACCAGCCGACGCGGTCGAGAAGATGCCGGCGGAGCAATCCGCCGATTCAGTCATGGCAAACACCACTCCCACTGCCGCCCTGGTCAATTCACTCCGCGATACATCGGCCGACGTCGCCAGCGAGGCAGCCGCCGCGCTCGGGGCAACGGGTGATCACTCCGCGGTCAAGCCACTGTCCGATGTCATCGCCAACGCCGACGGCTACTACCACCCGGTCGTCCGCGCCGCTGCGGCGACGAGCCTCGGTAAGCTCGGTGACACGAAGGCTGTCCCAGCACTGATCGCCGGAATCCGTGATGAGATGGCCGAAGCGTCGGCCGAATCGATTCGCGCCCTGGCCGCGATCGGCGATGCCCGCGCCGTCGCGCCGCTGGTTGAAGTCGTCCGCAACGCCGAGGGATTCTATCTGTCCTTCGTCCGTCGCGCGGCCGTCATGGCCCTGGTGAAGCTCGGCGGTCCCGAAGCGACCACCATGCTCCGCGTTGTCGCCGACAACTTCGACGAAGACCCGGTCATCCGTCAGGTCGCCGTTGACGCGCTGGCCTGA